The DNA segment TGACCATCGGGGCGCGACAAGCCCCGCCGTTCAGGGCGGGGAAGGATAGCGCGGACGGCGTAGCCGTCCCTGGTTGCCGTGGGGTGTCTGCTGCTGTTCGGTGTACGCACCGCTGCAGCATGATGTGAAGTAATACGGCGACACAGATGCCCTTCTACAGCGGTATTTCGTTACAAAGACCCAGTGGGCATGCACCTTGAAAACACCGTGCCGTCCGCGCCTAATGTCGCCTTCATTGCTCATGGCTCAAGAGCAGCATGCAACGACTTCAAGCCTTCAAGCACGAACTCATGCCAGACGGCCGGCAGGAGCGGCAAATGCGCCGCTTTGCGGGCTCCTGCCGCTTCGTCTTCAACAAGGCGCTGGCGTTGCAGAAGGAGCGCCACGAGCAAGGCGAGAAGAAGCTCGGCTATGCGGGCCTGTGCAAGTTGCTGACCGAGTGGCGCAATAGCCCGCAAACCGCATGGCTGGCCGATGCGCCTGTTCACCCGTTGCAACAGAGCCTCAAGGATCTGGAGCGGGCCTACACCAACTTCTTCGCCAAGCGAGCCGACTTTCCCCGGTTCAAGAAGAAGGGGCAGCGCGACAGTTTCCGCTATCCCGACCCGAAACAGATCAAGCTCGACCAGCCCAACAGCCGCCTGTTCTTGCCAAAGCTGGGCTGGCTGCGTTACCGCAACAGCCGCAAGACGCTGGGTACTGTGAAGAACATCACCGTGAGTCAGTCGTGTGGCAAGTGGTTCGTGAGCATCCAGACCGAACGCGAGACCGATGAGCAGCCCACGGCGCAGGGTGCGGCAGTCGGCATCGACATGGGCATTGCCCGGTTCGCCACGCTTTCGGATGGCTCGTTCTACGCACCCCTGAACAGCTTCAAACGCCATGAAACCGCGCTGTGCAAAGCGCAGCAGGCGATGAGCCGCAAGGTCAGATTCAGCCGCAACTGGAAGAAGGCGAAAGCCCGCGTCCAGCGCATTCACTCGCGCATCGGCAATGCCCGCCGCGACTACCTACACAAGTGCTCCACCACGATCAGCCAAAACCACGCGATGGTGTGTATCGAGGACTTGCAGGTACGCAATATGTCCAGGTCGGCGGCAGGCACGGCAGAGGCGCCGGGAAGAAACGTTCGGGCCAAGTCTGGCCTGAACAGGGCCATCCTCGATCAGGGCTGGTTCGAGTTCCGCCGCCAACTGGACTACAAGCTGGCGTGGCGCGGCGGCTGGCTGATTACCGTGCCGCCGCAAAATACCAGTCGCACGTGCCCCTGTTGCGACCA comes from the Pseudomonas sp. StFLB209 genome and includes:
- a CDS encoding RNA-guided endonuclease InsQ/TnpB family protein; its protein translation is MQRLQAFKHELMPDGRQERQMRRFAGSCRFVFNKALALQKERHEQGEKKLGYAGLCKLLTEWRNSPQTAWLADAPVHPLQQSLKDLERAYTNFFAKRADFPRFKKKGQRDSFRYPDPKQIKLDQPNSRLFLPKLGWLRYRNSRKTLGTVKNITVSQSCGKWFVSIQTERETDEQPTAQGAAVGIDMGIARFATLSDGSFYAPLNSFKRHETALCKAQQAMSRKVRFSRNWKKAKARVQRIHSRIGNARRDYLHKCSTTISQNHAMVCIEDLQVRNMSRSAAGTAEAPGRNVRAKSGLNRAILDQGWFEFRRQLDYKLAWRGGWLITVPPQNTSRTCPCCDHVSAANRQTQALFRCVGCGFEGNADVVGAINVLRAGHARLACEVSAEVMAPAAGTHRSDSGAARCRA